In Methanococcoides sp. LMO-2, a single window of DNA contains:
- the carB gene encoding carbamoyl-phosphate synthase large subunit, whose translation MTKRTDIKKILLIGSGPIMIGQAAEFDFSGSQACRSLREEGYEVVLVNSNPATIMTDPETADAVYIEPIEAKIIAKIIEKERPDGIIAGIGGQTGLNITSELADMGVFEKFNVELLGTSLEAIKNTEDRELFKQKMYEIGEKVPRSVAVSSLKEAEALIDELGLPLIIRPAYTLGGAGGGIAYTREQLLEISERGLRRSRINQVLIEESVLGWKEFEYEVMRDSNDTCIVICNMENLDPMGVHTGESIVVTPSQTLNDIEHQMLRTAAIKIIRALGIEGGCNIQFAAKDGEYRIVEVNPRVSRSSALASKATGYPIARVTAKIAIGMTLDQILNDVTKKTPASFEPTIDYVVTKIPRWPFDKFVTADKTLTTAMKSTGEVMSIGRTIEESLQKAVRSLDIDMKFGSNTWEEAEARTLLKTPTSERLFVIFDALKNGMSIEEVSELSGYDIFFVTKINNIVEMENDLENKMFAGEPDIDMLRAAKQMGFTDDRIAELTGKTREEINDLRRENVNTTYKMVDTCAAEFAAETPYYYSCYETMCEDQPTDRKKILILGAGPIRIGQGIEFDYCTVHAVTAIREEGLEAHIINNNPETVSTDYDTSDKLFFEPLTLEDVMNIIDREKPYGVLVQFGGQTSVNLAMPLQKELDRRDDIDTIILGTLPEDIDMAEDREKFNVMMSKLGVAQPEAGYATSQEDAIAIATRIGYPVLVRPSYVLGGRAMEIVYEQADLERYMREAVRVSPEHPILIDDFLEGAVEIDVDAVCDGKDVLIGAIMEHIEEAGVHSGDSACVIPPYSLSEETLATVRDYTRKIALALNVKGLINIQMAEQNGKVYVLEANPRSSRTIPFVSKAVGVPLAKIAAQVIIGHTLDDLGYANHDETHVEHYSVKEVLLPFDKLPGADPVLSPEMKSTGEVMGIDYDFGRAFFKAQLSADNILPLSGYVFLSIRRNDKEAFVETARKLQDAGLKLIGTKGTVNYLAEKGINMEAVMKVHEGSPNVIDMMRRDEVALIVNTPTGRQSRKDGYHIRRAAVDFKVPYITTIQAAKAAADAIVSMKKGDLTIKSINDYHKDIIRD comes from the coding sequence ATGACAAAACGAACAGATATTAAGAAGATCCTGCTTATCGGTTCCGGACCGATCATGATCGGACAGGCTGCAGAATTCGATTTCTCAGGAAGCCAGGCCTGCAGGTCACTCAGGGAAGAAGGATATGAGGTCGTTCTCGTTAACTCCAACCCGGCAACCATCATGACAGACCCTGAAACAGCAGATGCGGTCTACATCGAGCCTATCGAGGCAAAGATCATTGCCAAGATCATCGAAAAGGAACGACCGGACGGGATCATTGCAGGTATTGGTGGTCAGACCGGACTGAACATCACAAGTGAACTTGCTGATATGGGAGTTTTCGAAAAGTTCAATGTCGAACTGCTTGGAACGTCCCTTGAAGCCATTAAGAACACCGAGGACCGTGAACTTTTCAAGCAGAAGATGTATGAAATCGGTGAGAAAGTGCCAAGAAGCGTGGCAGTCTCTTCACTGAAAGAAGCTGAAGCGCTCATTGATGAACTCGGACTTCCACTTATCATCCGACCTGCATACACCCTTGGTGGTGCCGGTGGCGGTATCGCATACACAAGAGAACAGCTCCTCGAGATCAGCGAAAGAGGACTTCGCCGAAGTAGGATCAACCAGGTCCTCATTGAAGAGAGTGTGCTCGGATGGAAGGAATTCGAATACGAAGTCATGCGTGACTCCAATGACACATGTATTGTCATCTGTAACATGGAGAACCTTGACCCAATGGGAGTACACACCGGTGAATCAATTGTGGTAACACCATCCCAGACACTGAACGATATTGAGCACCAGATGCTGAGAACAGCAGCTATCAAGATCATACGTGCTCTCGGAATCGAAGGTGGATGTAACATCCAGTTCGCTGCAAAAGATGGCGAATACAGGATCGTAGAGGTCAACCCACGTGTTTCAAGGTCATCGGCCCTTGCATCAAAAGCAACCGGTTACCCAATTGCCAGGGTAACAGCCAAGATCGCTATCGGCATGACACTGGACCAGATCCTTAACGATGTAACCAAGAAAACACCTGCTTCCTTTGAGCCTACAATCGACTACGTGGTAACAAAGATCCCGAGGTGGCCTTTCGACAAGTTCGTAACCGCTGACAAGACACTTACAACTGCCATGAAAAGTACCGGTGAGGTAATGTCCATAGGACGTACCATTGAAGAATCACTCCAGAAAGCGGTACGTTCCCTTGATATCGACATGAAGTTCGGAAGCAATACATGGGAAGAGGCAGAAGCCAGAACACTTCTGAAAACACCTACCAGTGAGAGGCTTTTCGTTATCTTCGATGCACTGAAGAACGGAATGAGCATTGAAGAGGTCTCAGAACTATCAGGCTATGATATATTCTTTGTAACTAAGATCAACAACATCGTCGAGATGGAGAACGATCTTGAGAACAAGATGTTCGCAGGTGAGCCGGACATTGACATGCTCCGGGCTGCCAAGCAGATGGGATTCACCGATGACAGGATCGCAGAGCTTACAGGCAAGACCCGTGAGGAGATCAATGACCTCCGCCGTGAGAACGTCAATACCACCTACAAGATGGTAGATACCTGTGCTGCGGAATTCGCTGCAGAGACACCTTACTATTATTCATGCTATGAGACCATGTGCGAAGACCAGCCAACAGACAGGAAGAAGATCCTGATCCTTGGTGCAGGTCCTATACGCATCGGTCAGGGTATCGAGTTCGATTATTGTACCGTCCATGCTGTCACAGCCATCCGTGAGGAAGGCCTTGAAGCACATATCATCAACAACAACCCTGAGACGGTATCAACTGACTACGATACATCCGACAAGCTGTTCTTCGAGCCTCTGACACTTGAGGACGTCATGAACATCATCGATCGTGAGAAACCATACGGTGTGCTTGTCCAGTTCGGTGGACAGACATCTGTGAACCTCGCAATGCCTCTTCAGAAGGAACTCGACCGCCGTGATGACATCGATACGATAATCCTCGGAACATTACCTGAGGATATCGATATGGCAGAGGACAGGGAGAAATTCAATGTAATGATGAGCAAGCTTGGCGTTGCACAGCCTGAAGCAGGTTATGCAACATCCCAGGAAGATGCTATTGCGATCGCAACACGCATCGGATATCCTGTACTTGTCAGGCCATCATACGTTCTCGGCGGACGTGCAATGGAGATCGTCTATGAGCAGGCCGATCTTGAACGTTACATGAGGGAAGCAGTTCGTGTATCCCCTGAACACCCGATCCTTATCGACGACTTCCTTGAGGGAGCTGTGGAGATCGATGTGGATGCTGTGTGTGACGGAAAGGACGTGCTTATCGGCGCTATTATGGAGCACATCGAAGAAGCAGGTGTTCACTCCGGTGACTCTGCATGTGTGATCCCACCATATTCACTCTCCGAGGAAACACTGGCAACAGTACGTGATTACACCCGCAAGATCGCACTTGCGCTCAACGTTAAGGGACTTATCAACATCCAGATGGCAGAGCAGAACGGCAAGGTCTATGTGCTTGAAGCAAATCCACGTTCCAGCCGAACAATACCATTCGTATCAAAGGCTGTGGGAGTTCCACTTGCCAAGATCGCTGCACAGGTCATTATCGGCCATACACTTGATGACCTTGGATATGCAAACCACGATGAGACACATGTGGAACACTACTCCGTCAAGGAAGTATTGCTCCCATTCGACAAACTGCCAGGTGCAGACCCTGTGCTCAGTCCTGAGATGAAGAGTACCGGAGAGGTCATGGGAATTGACTATGACTTCGGACGTGCTTTCTTCAAGGCACAGCTCAGCGCTGACAACATCCTGCCACTAAGCGGCTATGTCTTCCTGTCCATCAGGAGGAACGACAAGGAAGCCTTTGTTGAGACCGCACGCAAGCTGCAGGATGCAGGACTTAAGCTGATCGGTACCAAAGGAACTGTGAACTACCTTGCCGAGAAAGGCATCAACATGGAAGCAGTGATGAAAGTACACGAAGGCAGCCCGAACGTTATCGACATGATGCGCAGGGACGAGGTCGCACTGATCGTGAACACCCCAACAGGAAGGCAGTCACGAAAGGACGGATACCACATCCGCCGTGCAGCAGTGGATTTCAAGGTGCCGTACATCACCACCATCCAGGCAGCAAAGGCAGCAGCTGATGCAATTGTCT
- the carA gene encoding glutamine-hydrolyzing carbamoyl-phosphate synthase small subunit, with amino-acid sequence MMSAVIGLEDGTILKGTGFGAEGIVCGELVFTTQYTGYEESLTDPSYAGQILMFTYPLIGNYGVNDETFQSDGVKAEGLVVREACPSPSHHLSTRNIYKLMEDEGKPGISGIDTRMLTIGTREHGTMRAALINGSDDGEEAVRLAREQPDISTLDLISRVTCKEPYTIESKVKTGDKKHVVLFDLGMKKNISISLLNRGVDVTVVPASTPTSVIEEYNPDLLFLSNGPGDPQNAQNAINVVKDLAGSMPISGICLGHQVISRALGADTYKLKFGHRGANQPVKDLESGIVHITSQNHGFAVDGDSFDGTDVNVTQINTNDNTVEGIEHNDLDIFSVQYHPEANAGPRDTEKIFFGKVMKAMGGRV; translated from the coding sequence ATGATGTCTGCAGTAATAGGATTAGAAGATGGAACAATTTTAAAAGGTACTGGTTTTGGTGCCGAAGGTATCGTTTGCGGAGAACTTGTTTTTACTACCCAGTACACAGGATATGAGGAGTCACTCACCGACCCTTCATACGCTGGTCAGATATTAATGTTCACGTACCCTTTAATAGGGAATTATGGAGTCAATGATGAGACCTTCCAGTCCGACGGCGTAAAGGCCGAAGGGCTTGTTGTAAGGGAAGCCTGCCCTTCCCCAAGTCACCACCTGTCAACACGTAATATTTACAAATTGATGGAAGACGAAGGCAAGCCGGGAATCTCCGGAATTGACACACGTATGCTCACCATAGGTACCAGGGAACATGGTACCATGCGTGCTGCGCTGATAAACGGCAGCGACGATGGTGAGGAAGCTGTCAGGCTTGCAAGGGAACAGCCTGATATCTCAACCCTTGACCTTATCTCAAGGGTCACCTGCAAGGAACCTTACACAATAGAAAGTAAGGTCAAGACAGGTGATAAAAAACATGTTGTGCTCTTTGATCTTGGTATGAAGAAGAACATCTCAATAAGCCTCTTGAACAGGGGTGTTGATGTCACAGTAGTACCAGCCAGCACACCTACATCTGTGATCGAGGAATACAACCCTGACCTGCTTTTCCTTTCCAACGGTCCTGGAGATCCTCAGAACGCACAGAATGCTATCAATGTCGTAAAGGACCTGGCAGGAAGTATGCCTATCTCAGGTATCTGCCTTGGCCACCAGGTCATCTCAAGGGCACTTGGAGCAGATACATATAAACTTAAGTTTGGACACCGCGGAGCAAACCAGCCTGTAAAGGACCTGGAATCCGGAATTGTCCACATTACATCACAGAACCACGGTTTTGCTGTGGATGGAGACTCTTTTGACGGCACCGATGTGAATGTGACACAGATCAACACTAACGATAATACAGTAGAAGGTATCGAACACAACGATCTTGACATCTTCAGTGTCCAGTACCATCCGGAAGCCAATGCCGGACCAAGGGACACTGAAAAGATATTCTTTGGAAAGGTCATGAAGGCTATGGGAGGCAGGGTATAA
- the gatE gene encoding Glu-tRNA(Gln) amidotransferase subunit GatE, which produces MSEKIDYRELGLKCGLEIHQQLDSKEKLFCKCPTKIRDTDESNFEFFRYLRPTASEMGETDRAALEQTKVNRKYIYKAYDTTCLVENDEEPPRELNQESLDIALSIAKLLHMIPVEQLHVMRKIVVDGSNTSGFQRTAFLAGGGHLDTSEGPVGVDVLCVEEEAAQKIEDQGDSIIYSLDRLGIPLVEIGTAPDIITPAHARETAANIGMLLRSTGKVKRGLGTIRQDVNISIAEGARVEIKGVQALDLIETIVEREAERQVNLLEIRRSLLERSASVHDEIFDVTDLFKGTESKVIKKALKKGKVLAVLLTGFAGHVGMEVQPGRRLGTEFSDRAKTSGVGGIFHTDELPNYGITEEEVASLRDFVGAKEGDAVVMVADKEKRARGAMESVLIRAQEALEFVPEETRRALPDGNSAYMRPLPGASRMYPETDVPQVEIGKEYFEAIEIPELLTERAKRFSKDYGLNEELAEKIAYSQHLPLFEELMDSFSDDKTVTATLIVTTITGLVPELKRDGVDVTNINDEHFKETFEIVSSGDVAKEGIEQILRHVAKKPKANIRDSLEELGLTAIDTSEIEAFIAKVVSERQEFVAEKGMGAVGPLMGVVMGEFRGKVDGKVLSELLKQKINEQINT; this is translated from the coding sequence ATGAGCGAAAAGATCGACTACCGTGAACTTGGATTGAAATGCGGACTTGAGATCCATCAGCAACTGGACTCAAAAGAGAAACTTTTCTGTAAATGCCCTACTAAGATACGGGACACGGATGAGTCGAACTTTGAATTTTTCCGTTACCTGCGTCCCACTGCAAGTGAGATGGGAGAGACCGACAGGGCTGCGCTTGAGCAGACAAAGGTCAACAGGAAGTACATCTATAAGGCATACGACACCACCTGCCTTGTGGAGAACGATGAGGAACCACCGCGTGAACTAAACCAGGAATCACTTGATATCGCATTGTCCATTGCAAAACTGCTTCACATGATCCCGGTCGAGCAACTCCACGTCATGCGAAAGATCGTTGTGGACGGGTCAAACACCAGCGGATTCCAGAGAACTGCTTTCCTCGCCGGAGGCGGACACCTCGATACGTCCGAAGGACCCGTGGGCGTTGATGTCCTCTGTGTGGAAGAAGAAGCTGCACAGAAAATAGAGGATCAAGGCGATTCCATCATTTATTCCCTTGACAGGCTTGGTATACCACTGGTAGAGATCGGAACAGCACCTGACATAATCACACCGGCACATGCAAGAGAAACGGCTGCAAATATCGGAATGTTACTCCGTTCCACCGGAAAGGTGAAAAGGGGACTGGGTACCATCAGGCAGGATGTTAATATCTCCATTGCAGAAGGAGCACGTGTGGAGATCAAGGGTGTCCAGGCACTGGACCTTATAGAGACCATTGTTGAAAGGGAAGCTGAGAGACAGGTAAACCTGCTTGAGATACGCAGGTCCCTTCTGGAAAGGAGTGCAAGCGTCCATGATGAGATCTTTGACGTGACAGACCTTTTCAAGGGAACAGAATCAAAGGTCATAAAGAAAGCACTCAAGAAGGGAAAGGTACTGGCAGTCCTTCTGACCGGATTCGCAGGACATGTGGGCATGGAAGTACAGCCCGGAAGACGCCTAGGTACTGAATTCTCCGACCGTGCGAAGACCTCAGGCGTAGGCGGTATATTCCACACCGATGAACTACCCAATTATGGTATAACCGAAGAAGAGGTCGCATCATTGCGTGACTTCGTTGGTGCAAAGGAAGGCGATGCTGTCGTAATGGTAGCTGACAAGGAAAAACGTGCACGCGGTGCCATGGAAAGTGTACTGATCCGTGCACAGGAAGCCCTTGAGTTCGTTCCTGAAGAAACAAGGCGTGCACTTCCTGATGGTAACAGTGCATACATGAGACCGCTTCCGGGCGCATCAAGGATGTACCCTGAGACCGATGTCCCACAGGTAGAAATTGGAAAGGAGTATTTTGAGGCTATCGAGATCCCTGAACTTCTGACCGAGAGGGCAAAGAGGTTTAGCAAAGACTACGGACTCAACGAGGAACTTGCAGAAAAGATCGCATATTCACAACACCTCCCTCTCTTCGAGGAACTGATGGACAGTTTCAGCGATGACAAGACCGTTACTGCAACCCTTATCGTTACAACGATAACAGGACTTGTGCCTGAACTCAAGCGTGATGGCGTTGATGTTACCAACATCAATGATGAGCATTTCAAAGAGACCTTCGAGATAGTATCATCCGGTGATGTCGCCAAGGAAGGTATAGAACAGATCCTACGCCATGTTGCAAAGAAACCTAAGGCCAATATCAGGGACAGTCTGGAAGAACTCGGCCTGACAGCCATAGATACCTCCGAAATCGAGGCATTCATAGCAAAGGTAGTCTCCGAAAGGCAGGAATTTGTAGCAGAAAAAGGAATGGGAGCCGTTGGTCCACTCATGGGAGTTGTCATGGGAGAATTCCGCGGAAAAGTTGACGGAAAGGTACTTAGCGAACTCCTGAAACAAAAGATTAATGAGCAAATTAATACATAA
- a CDS encoding S-layer protein domain-containing protein produces MVVISTQIHVFPEDGVENDTGETMDEVHIDEQMGEELVDENLSERGIVVGDCFGATYSLRNGDVIKLSDDHELTVKHIDGINEEVLIELSENGRVIDDEYLSASLVDPTWDICVSKENESLVYKANLKYIFQYNKSNVAVVHISFPSPIPEEEVPRLESPEYYVILDCEEWESPIPPF; encoded by the coding sequence TTGGTAGTAATCTCTACCCAAATACACGTTTTTCCTGAAGATGGTGTTGAAAATGACACGGGAGAAACCATGGATGAGGTCCACATAGATGAGCAGATGGGAGAAGAACTCGTGGATGAAAATTTATCCGAGCGTGGTATCGTGGTTGGGGATTGTTTTGGTGCCACATATTCTTTACGAAATGGGGATGTTATCAAGCTTTCCGATGACCATGAACTCACGGTAAAACATATCGATGGGATAAATGAAGAGGTACTGATAGAGTTATCGGAAAACGGTAGGGTGATTGATGATGAATATCTATCAGCTTCATTGGTGGATCCGACCTGGGATATTTGCGTTTCCAAGGAAAATGAATCATTGGTGTATAAAGCCAATTTAAAGTATATATTTCAGTATAACAAAAGCAATGTGGCTGTAGTTCACATTAGTTTCCCATCCCCGATTCCAGAAGAGGAAGTACCAAGATTGGAATCTCCTGAATATTACGTCATTTTAGATTGTGAAGAATGGGAATCTCCCATACCACCTTTTTGA
- a CDS encoding right-handed parallel beta-helix repeat-containing protein, with the protein MQMKSCHIFYIAMTIGFLTMATGSAAADTIIVGDSGTVDYTTIQAAIDAANNGDTIFVYPGKYSENVDVNKELAIVAESGNPDDTAVQAADSNDSVFHVTANNVTISGFNITGANSTEKNSPAYGIYLDGVPVFVPVKDTEVQGCIITNNRLFNNSIGVFLEGSSNNVLSNNTASGNRIAIFLSSSNNSELSNNAVLNNEGGILMYGGSNNTFNNNNISNNGIAIVLHFYSNDNTFINNRASDNEHGIYIREASNLTLINNTANFNKRDGIYLDSSHYNVLEGNTANSNGEHGIYLNDFSWGNYLGNNTASNNEHGILLYYYSDHNSLINNTANSNEQYGIYLNETSNNSIEGNTANSNKVHGIYLKSSTFNTIINNTANLNDYHGINLNQSNNKTVNTDIVTHDFKYCKFLEDSSNNNTVSGNHLFDNGKGLVANVSENNIGINYINDRGITEMPFIGSVLTMIMLGIAFMFIRRE; encoded by the coding sequence ATGCAAATGAAATCATGTCACATATTTTACATTGCAATGACAATTGGTTTTTTGACTATGGCCACAGGTAGTGCTGCGGCAGATACGATTATTGTCGGCGATAGTGGGACTGTAGATTATACTACCATACAGGCAGCCATCGACGCTGCAAATAATGGTGATACGATCTTTGTTTATCCTGGGAAGTATTCAGAAAACGTTGATGTAAACAAAGAGTTAGCAATAGTTGCGGAATCTGGAAATCCAGATGATACGGCTGTTCAAGCCGCAGACTCAAATGATTCTGTATTTCATGTGACTGCAAATAACGTAACAATCAGCGGATTTAACATAACAGGTGCCAATAGCACTGAAAAAAACAGTCCTGCCTATGGAATATATCTTGATGGAGTTCCTGTATTTGTTCCCGTAAAGGATACTGAGGTCCAAGGTTGTATTATTACTAACAACCGATTGTTCAACAATAGCATAGGTGTCTTTTTGGAGGGATCCAGCAATAATGTACTGAGTAATAATACTGCGTCAGGCAACCGTATCGCCATCTTTTTGTCGAGTTCCAACAACAGCGAACTGAGTAATAATGCTGTACTGAACAATGAAGGAGGCATCCTTATGTATGGAGGCTCTAATAACACATTTAACAATAACAACATTTCGAACAACGGGATTGCTATTGTTTTGCACTTTTATAGCAACGACAATACGTTTATCAATAACAGAGCTTCGGACAACGAACATGGTATCTACATTAGAGAAGCCTCAAATCTCACACTTATAAATAACACTGCAAACTTCAACAAACGTGACGGTATCTACCTTGATTCTTCTCATTACAACGTGCTGGAAGGCAACACAGCAAATTCAAACGGTGAACATGGAATCTATCTTAATGATTTTTCCTGGGGCAATTATCTGGGAAACAACACTGCTTCGAATAATGAGCACGGAATCCTGTTGTATTATTACAGCGACCATAACTCATTGATCAATAATACTGCAAATTCGAACGAACAATATGGCATCTATCTGAATGAAACCAGCAACAACAGCATCGAGGGAAACACTGCAAACTCGAACAAAGTACATGGGATATACCTGAAGTCTTCCACATTCAACACCATTATTAATAATACTGCAAACTTGAACGACTATCACGGTATCAATCTCAATCAATCCAATAACAAAACTGTGAATACCGATATCGTAACACATGATTTCAAATATTGCAAGTTCCTTGAAGATTCCAGCAATAACAACACGGTGAGTGGAAATCATCTATTCGACAATGGAAAAGGTCTCGTTGCAAATGTTTCTGAAAATAACATTGGTATCAACTACATCAACGATAGGGGAATTACTGAGATGCCTTTTATCGGTTCCGTGCTGACAATGATCATGTTGGGAATCGCATTTATGTTTATAAGAAGAGAATGA
- a CDS encoding PEP/pyruvate-binding domain-containing protein, whose amino-acid sequence MDKRIASSGLEGLDELLQNLWYGDNVVWQVDDLEDYIFFAEKFMDNAIEEGHRCVYIRFAPHRLILEPTKGLDIVEVDPAKGFDYFSTEVHRIIESYGREVFYVFDNLSTLVVEWATDELLANFFKATCPYLYELDTVTYFALTKGRHGHQAVAAIRETTQLLLNFYHVEGNAYIHPLKVYGRYSSQMFLPHLMQEDEWVPLFNSGEAASVSGGKDRHILDPGVSSIAPWDTIYSKALQYQMLYEEGKIPLQEMMALKSELCRMIIGDRPRFRELAEKYFDIDDLLYIRERIIGSGMIGGKSVGMLLSRNIVLKEDDTGEFAKIMEPHDSFYIGSDVFFTFLINNDLFRLKIDLSNGYRLSKEEFREVEQRFLEGTFPADIMEQFRSMLDYFGQAPIIVRSSSLLEDNFGNAFAGKYRSEFCTNQGDPEERLAAFLEAVKLVYASALDPDALIYRKVHGLDNTDEQMAILVQRVSGTHYKNYFFPALAGVTFSRNLFAWSEQIDPNKGMIRLVFGLGTRAVDRVDRDYPRIVSVSHPQLRPERGRQIARYSQIEVDLLDLERNEFRTVPVSTLLKDFDYPRLRMYTSLLKDDYLRDPVTNFISASDGKPVLTFNNLISKTKFVEIIGNAIQTIEKAYGQPVDVEFTAFIGKSNNIKLNILQCRPMKIPGKVESLSVPADLSSDEILFKSSKTICGGVVPDIRYIVYVDPVIYSTDIDFEKKQSLGRIIGHLNEKLGKEGEEFILMGPGRWGSSNLELGVNVTYSEIRNTSVLIEVARQTTEHRPDVSYGTHFFLDLVEEEIIYLPLYPDEPESQFNERFFERSANSFSDVLPEYDSFSDIIKLIDVPAVTGAHACVSADPEKQDAICFLKK is encoded by the coding sequence ATGGATAAAAGAATAGCGAGCAGCGGATTAGAGGGACTCGACGAACTGCTTCAGAACCTATGGTATGGTGACAACGTTGTCTGGCAGGTTGACGACCTTGAGGATTACATCTTCTTTGCAGAGAAGTTCATGGACAATGCGATAGAAGAGGGGCACAGGTGTGTCTATATCAGATTTGCTCCCCACAGGCTGATCCTGGAACCAACTAAGGGGTTGGATATCGTCGAAGTCGATCCCGCAAAGGGTTTTGATTATTTCAGTACTGAGGTCCACAGGATCATTGAGAGCTATGGTCGTGAGGTATTCTACGTATTCGATAACCTTTCAACACTGGTTGTTGAATGGGCAACAGACGAATTGCTTGCGAATTTCTTTAAGGCCACATGTCCCTATCTTTATGAGCTTGACACGGTAACGTATTTTGCACTTACAAAAGGAAGGCATGGCCATCAGGCGGTAGCAGCTATAAGGGAGACCACGCAGTTGCTCCTGAACTTCTACCATGTGGAAGGCAATGCATACATCCATCCGCTAAAGGTGTATGGCCGTTATTCAAGCCAGATGTTCCTCCCCCATCTCATGCAGGAGGACGAGTGGGTCCCATTGTTCAACAGCGGAGAAGCGGCATCAGTCTCCGGAGGGAAAGACCGCCACATATTGGATCCGGGGGTAAGCAGCATAGCTCCCTGGGACACGATCTATAGCAAGGCGTTGCAGTATCAAATGCTCTATGAGGAAGGTAAGATCCCTCTGCAGGAAATGATGGCGCTCAAAAGTGAACTATGCCGTATGATCATAGGTGACAGGCCACGGTTCAGGGAACTCGCCGAGAAATATTTCGATATCGATGACCTGCTCTATATCAGGGAAAGGATCATCGGTTCCGGGATGATCGGTGGCAAAAGTGTCGGAATGTTGCTTTCAAGGAACATTGTTCTCAAGGAAGATGACACTGGCGAGTTCGCAAAGATCATGGAGCCTCATGATTCATTCTACATCGGTTCCGATGTTTTCTTTACATTCCTCATCAACAACGACCTCTTTCGTCTGAAGATCGACCTTTCAAATGGCTACCGGCTCTCAAAGGAGGAGTTCCGGGAGGTCGAACAACGTTTCCTTGAGGGAACATTCCCTGCTGATATTATGGAGCAGTTCCGCAGTATGCTGGATTATTTCGGTCAGGCTCCTATAATCGTCAGGTCAAGCAGCCTGCTGGAAGACAATTTCGGCAATGCATTTGCAGGAAAGTACCGGAGCGAGTTCTGCACGAACCAGGGAGACCCTGAGGAAAGACTGGCTGCTTTCCTGGAAGCCGTCAAACTGGTCTATGCCAGTGCTCTTGATCCGGATGCGCTGATCTACCGCAAGGTACATGGCCTTGATAATACTGATGAGCAGATGGCAATCCTTGTACAGCGTGTATCAGGTACTCACTACAAGAACTACTTCTTCCCGGCTCTGGCAGGTGTGACATTCTCCAGGAACCTATTTGCCTGGAGTGAGCAGATCGATCCGAACAAAGGTATGATACGTCTGGTGTTCGGACTTGGTACGCGGGCCGTGGACCGTGTTGATCGGGATTATCCACGTATCGTCTCGGTAAGCCATCCCCAACTGAGGCCTGAGAGGGGTCGCCAGATCGCCAGGTATTCCCAGATAGAGGTGGACCTGCTGGACCTTGAAAGGAACGAGTTTAGGACGGTTCCCGTTTCCACATTGCTTAAGGATTTTGATTATCCCAGGCTGAGAATGTATACTTCTCTACTGAAGGATGACTATCTCAGGGACCCTGTCACAAACTTCATATCAGCCTCCGATGGGAAGCCTGTACTTACTTTCAATAATCTGATATCCAAAACAAAGTTCGTTGAGATCATCGGTAATGCCATCCAGACCATCGAAAAAGCATATGGTCAGCCTGTGGATGTGGAATTCACTGCATTTATCGGCAAGTCGAACAACATCAAGCTTAACATCCTCCAGTGCAGGCCGATGAAGATCCCCGGAAAGGTGGAATCACTTTCAGTGCCTGCTGACCTTAGTTCGGATGAAATATTGTTCAAGTCTTCAAAGACCATTTGCGGAGGGGTTGTTCCTGATATCCGTTATATCGTCTATGTGGATCCTGTTATATATTCTACAGATATTGATTTTGAAAAGAAGCAATCCCTTGGAAGGATAATCGGTCATCTGAACGAAAAGCTGGGTAAAGAGGGGGAGGAGTTCATCCTCATGGGACCTGGAAGGTGGGGTAGCAGTAACCTTGAACTTGGTGTCAACGTGACATATTCGGAGATACGAAACACGTCCGTGCTCATCGAGGTAGCAAGGCAGACCACCGAGCACAGGCCTGATGTTTCCTATGGTACCCATTTCTTCCTGGATCTTGTCGAGGAAGAGATCATCTACCTGCCTTTGTATCCTGACGAGCCTGAATCTCAGTTCAATGAGAGGTTCTTTGAGAGATCAGCAAATTCATTCTCAGATGTCCTTCCTGAATACGATAGTTTCAGCGATATAATAAAACTGATCGATGTTCCTGCTGTTACAGGTGCTCATGCATGTGTGTCGGCAGATCCGGAGAAGCAGGATGCTATCTGTTTCCTGAAAAAATGA